The following is a genomic window from Flavobacterium sp..
AAGAAACAACAGATACTTTAGGAAATCAAAAAAAGACCAACTACGCTTTAAGAGCCGACATGACTAAAGAAGAATTTAAAGCGGAATTATTAGATGGTTTAACGCCACCTCCTGCTTATTTTCCTCAAAATGTGATGATGAATATTAACGGGTATGAAAGTTTAGACACGATATTAAAAAAAGGAGACACTCCTCTATCTCCAAAAGAGTTTGAAGCTATTGCCAACCAAACAGAAGCGTTGATATTAGATGTTAGAAATGAAGCCGAATTTGTAAAAGAACATATTCCAAGCTCAATATTTATTGGTCTACATGGGCAATTTGCCCCATGGGTAGGTGCTTTAATTAGAGATACGAAACAACCTATTTTATTGGTTACTCCAGAAGGTTTAGAAGTAGAAACCATTACAAGGCTATCACGTGTAGGATTTGACAACACACTTGGATACTTAAAAGGCGGTTTAACCGCATGGAAATCTGGAGGATTTGAAACGGATACAATAGACTCTATATCACCTGAAGTATTTGCTTCAAAATATGAAAACGCACTAGTTGTTGATGCGAGAAAGCCAAGTGAATTTAAGGCTGAGCACGTTGAAAGTGCCGTAAATATTCCACTAGATTATGTTAACGAACAATTAGCAGAAATACCTAAAGATGACACTTTCTTTTTACATTGCGCTGGAGGCTATCGTTCGGTAATTATGGCTTCTATCTTAAAAGCAAGAGGCT
Proteins encoded in this region:
- a CDS encoding MBL fold metallo-hydrolase, producing MKIEQIYTGCIAHAAYYIENNGEAAIFDPLREVQPYIDRSQKDNAKIKYIFETHFHADFVSGHIDLAKKTAAEIIFGPTAKCGYDCTTAEDNQEYKVGNYTIKVIHTPGHTLESTCYLLTDENGKQHGIITGDTLFIGDVGRPDLAQALVEDLTQDKLAGYLFDSLRNKIMPLSDDLIVYPNHGAGSACGKNMSKETTDTLGNQKKTNYALRADMTKEEFKAELLDGLTPPPAYFPQNVMMNINGYESLDTILKKGDTPLSPKEFEAIANQTEALILDVRNEAEFVKEHIPSSIFIGLHGQFAPWVGALIRDTKQPILLVTPEGLEVETITRLSRVGFDNTLGYLKGGLTAWKSGGFETDTIDSISPEVFASKYENALVVDARKPSEFKAEHVESAVNIPLDYVNEQLAEIPKDDTFFLHCAGGYRSVIMASILKARGYHNMINVEKGMAGIRTTDVPLTAFVCPSTLK